In the genome of Sorangium aterium, one region contains:
- a CDS encoding YybH family protein yields the protein MSKITAEQAREEHVALLKAWTKAVGAVKDYGFLDRHLAEGWRYVDYNGVQRGKDEYLKLVDSMLTYTQELRQCDVRIVGGDVAIVSGVYRSRAELKGGVKLDNTIAFTAVWELKGGEWKALVHHTTRIPDAS from the coding sequence ATGTCGAAGATCACCGCGGAGCAGGCGAGAGAGGAGCACGTCGCGCTCCTCAAGGCGTGGACGAAGGCGGTGGGGGCCGTCAAGGACTACGGCTTCCTCGATCGCCACCTGGCCGAAGGCTGGCGGTACGTCGATTACAACGGAGTGCAGCGCGGCAAGGACGAGTACCTGAAGCTCGTCGACAGCATGTTGACGTACACGCAGGAGCTCCGGCAGTGCGACGTGCGTATCGTCGGCGGGGACGTCGCTATCGTGAGCGGCGTCTACCGCTCGCGCGCCGAGCTCAAGGGCGGTGTCAAGCTCGATAACACCATCGCCTTCACCGCGGTCTGGGAGCTCAAGGGCGGTGAATGGAAAGCCCTCGTGCACCACACGACGAGGATCCCTGACGCGTCGTGA